From Leptolyngbya sp. NIES-3755, one genomic window encodes:
- a CDS encoding hypothetical protein (hypothetical protein NIDE3164;~similar to AA sequence:cyanobase_aa:LBDG_49580): MREFIGHQELLFISTSDAHGECDCSVRAGDPGFVEVLDDKTLVYPEYRGNGVMASIGNILENPHIGMIFIDFFRYTVGLHVNGKACVVENDELPHLPNVSSAVIEASQIRGGRSPERWILVEVEEAYIHCSKHIPLLEKLDKKIHWGTDDVQHKGGDAFKAKDCPRPWSQEGLEPE; the protein is encoded by the coding sequence ATGCGCGAATTCATTGGGCATCAGGAGCTACTATTCATTTCGACATCTGATGCACATGGAGAGTGTGATTGTTCAGTTAGAGCAGGTGATCCTGGCTTTGTTGAAGTACTAGACGATAAGACACTTGTGTATCCAGAATATCGAGGGAATGGCGTGATGGCGAGTATCGGGAACATCTTGGAAAATCCGCACATTGGGATGATTTTTATTGATTTTTTCCGTTATACGGTTGGCTTGCATGTGAATGGAAAAGCTTGTGTTGTTGAAAATGATGAACTACCTCATCTGCCGAATGTATCTTCAGCGGTGATTGAAGCAAGCCAGATTCGCGGAGGTCGGAGTCCTGAGCGCTGGATCTTAGTTGAAGTAGAAGAAGCCTATATTCACTGCTCCAAACATATTCCTCTGCTGGAAAAGCTCGACAAAAAGATTCATTGGGGCACAGATGATGTGCAGCACAAAGGCGGGGATGCTTTCAAAGCAAAAGATTGTCCACGTCCTTGGAGTCAAGAGGGTTTAGAGCCAGAATAG